AGGTGTAGGGCCTCCAGTCGTCCTCATAAATACGCCGTTGAATGTGACGCACCACCCGCTCAGCAACAACACGGTCGCTGGGCACCTTCAGCACGACCTGCTGACCGTTGACCAAGAGCGTCTCAATCATTTTTTAGGAGGTTTGATCAGCTCGCCGGTCTGCAACGACACCACGGCGAAGCTACCCACAAACACCAACGCCACCAAAACCAGAAAGACAGCTGTGAGATTGCTGATCTCCAGCTGCCCGAGCATGAAGGCGAAAAGACCTGGCATCAAAAGCAGCGACGACGTCTGAACTTAAACCGACTGGTCAGTGGTGAGAGTTCCCAGAACAACGCCGGCCATGGACAAGCCGATCGCAAGCATCACAACGGTTTCGATCATGCGTTTTCACCAGAGGAGCTCGCGCTGAGCACGGCAGCAGATCGGGAGGACTTCACCGCAGGTTGCGCTGAAGAGGCAGATAAATCATTGGACTGCCAGGTTGAAGCAGCTGAACAACGGGTCGGATTTTTTACCCCCCAGGAAATACGGCCCATCACCAAACATTCAACTGGAGCAATGATTGCGGCAACCGATTGGCCTGTCTGTTCGATCGGCAACCGACGCCGTGGGTGATCGCCATACAAGCGTTCACGGATCTGAACAGTCGCCTGGCCATAGGCCGACCCGCCACCTCTGCTTTTTCAAACGCAGCCAACAGGGGGATTGCTGCCTGCATCACATCGACCCAAAACCATCCAAGATTTGGCTCGCATCCTGAGCAAGCCGTTGTTGACGACGATCCACCTTCACCAACAACGCGGTATGCATGGTGCCCATCTGCCGCAGCATTGAGGAGAGTTCAACACTGAACTCGACGGCACCTGCTGAGAGATTGTTGAGTTCATCTTCATGGCTTCTGGCTTGACCCTCCGTGATGATCACGTAGGCATGGCGGCGCGTGGCTTTCGCTGCAGCCTCGGCTGGAACCCCCTCAAACGGGAGAATTCCTCAGGCGAAGAGGCGGTTGCGGAACGGTTGCGATCCGCGTCAACAACACACACCGACATGCCCTGTTGAGCCCATACAGAGGCCAGATGATGACTGCTGCAGGTTTTTGCCACACCTCCCTTTTGGCCCAAAAAAGTCAACAACAGAATTCGTTCAAATGCGCGGAATGATCGCGTCGTTAGGAAAGAACTCCTCAAACACACAAATGCGGTCGGCCCAACGCGCCTCCACTTCCAAGCGCATTAAGCGGTTTCGCACCCACATCAATGTGTCCACATCAATGGGCTTATGAAGCTTGTGTTGCTGTGCCTTCACCCAATCATCTTTGCTCTGAGAGCTTTTCATGACATCTAAAACAGTGTGCCTACACGGTACGAACGGAGGCTTAAGGCGCTAGCAGCTTCACACTAAGTAAGCATCAAAGAACACTTGATTGCGTGCGAACTGTTCACCATGACAACAAGTTAATGGAAGCTTTGAGTCCAGAACAAACCGTCAGAGTTTGAACCACCAGATCGGTAGCCGATCCATCATTCCGTCACACCAAGCAGCGACAAGATGAAATCAGTTCCTGAAACGCTGAGATGACGCAAACCACTGCCTACCCCACTCTGTTGCAGGCCATCACCAAGGCGGCTCAAAAAACGCCGCAACTCAAACCTCGCCCGGTGCATACACCGCCAAACGGGCGCGGAAGCAATTGAATGAAAACCGCTGGAATGCATCCAAGCGGGGTTATTCAGGCCTGGGCTAAACAAAATTGCAGCTGTGTAACAGCACGAACGACACGTGGGTTGATATCGCCTCTATAAAGGTTGTGTAGCAACAGCTACGCAACTACGTTCACCCCGCCTTAGGCGAGGCGCAGTTCGATTCAGGCCATGGAACGGGGACCTGAGCTTGCTTCGAGGAACTCATCATGACCCTGACCTATCGCGGCCAGAAGTACACCAAGAACAACGCAGCTGCTTCCAGCAACCAGCGTTCTGTTCTCGTTTATCGCGGTCAGAAAGTCGCTCGCTGACCTCAGCACAAAACGCTCGATCAAGTCCCGCTTAGGCGGGACTTTTTTTATGGCTGTTTCGTCGTGGGATCAGGCTGCTTGGCTTTCCAACGTTCAAACCAAACCGCCACACCCAAGGAGATACCGATCGCGATGCCTGCACCGATGCAGACGACCCCAAATTCCACTGGCATGCAATCGCCCCAACTTGATCTCAATCATCGGACAAGACCGCTCAGAAGTCGCGATCCATCGCTAAGCATTGGTTTCTTCAAGGCGTGCTGGAACGATGTTCCTAATTCATAATTCGCACGAACAAGCCAATCTCCTGGCATCAGCACTGGTGCAAGTCCACAGAGTTGAAGGCCACTGGTACACGTCTTTTCAACAGGACCTTGCCCACACCCTTTTCCTGAAGCTGCTTGACGCTGAGATTGACTTCTCCGGCCATCCCGGAATTGAGGTTGAAACGTTGGCAGAGACGTTGACGCAAGCACCGGAGCGCCAAGAGCTGTTGGAACTGCTGATCGCCTTCGAAATGCTTTGCAATCCAATCCCGGAGACGTTGAGTAGGGACATTGATCATTGGGCAGACGCACTGAACATCAACAGCGAGATCCTGAACCTCGCCAGGGAATTGGCACACAACGCCATCACCCAGGCAACAACAGATTTTTACCGCTGCAACTGGATCGGAGAAGGCGATGATCAAAGCGATCCCGTCTTTCAGGATCTCTTGAAAAAATACGGTGATCACGCCTACGGCGTATGTGTCACGGCGGATCCTGATGAGTTTGCACGCTGGGACAACCTCAAAAACTGTTCCCAGGGCAGCCTTGGACGCAGTCTCTGGGAGTTTTACCAATCAAGAGGATTCAAACTTCCCGGTGAACTTGGTGCCGGTAACGCAGCACTCGCGCATCACGACTGGATCCATCTGATTGCTGGGTATGACACCACCCCCATCGGAGAATTGGAAGTCACAGCATTCATGGCTTCTTCAAGCCGCTCAGAGGGAGCAACCCTTGGCTTTATAGGAGCAATCAGCATCTTGGAAACTGGGTTGCTGCATAGCTTCTACGGCGCCGACAAATTTGGGAGAGCGCTCTCAGCCGACGATGGAATTGAGCGTATCGCTCAGGCAATCAGCAGAGGCAAAGCCTGCAATGTCGACCCGCTCATCGACCTTGACTATTTCAAGTATGCAGACACACCGCTAACAAACATCCAGAAGGCCTGGTGGAGCTGAGTTAGTTCACCAAGCGTTGATACGCTTCATTAACACGGCGAAAAGCCTCTGCCGAACCGCCAAGGTCGGGATGGTGCTGTTTCACCAATTTTCGGTGAGCCTGCTTGATCTCGGAGAGTGACGCGTTGGCGTCCAACCCGAGGACATCTAAAGCTGCAATCCGTGGATCACGGGGATGTCCAAAGTCCACACGATCTGTTCGCCTTTGATCACTTCGCGTGCGACGTCCCTGCCGCTTGGAGCTGAATTGTTCCTGGTGCTGACGCAGCTGTTCAACCACCCGTCGTGGATCCTCATCGAGCCACTCGCTGGCCCGAACGCCGAACATCGCAAACGCCGCCAAGACTGCCGTTGTTTGTTTGCTCGCCTTGGATCCAACCGCTACCCGAAGATCAGTCCCTAAACCAGGAACCAGACGATCGAGTCGCTGTTCAAGGGTCAGATGAGAGGGGAAACTGCTGCGATTGAGCTGATCAATCAAAGACTCCAACCCGCGCTGACGCAGGACACTCCATCCCGGCTGTTGTGAAAGGGACTGCCCCCAAGCCTGCACCTGGTGGCTGCTGATGCGCGGCGGAGCTTGGGCCGATGGCTCACTCCAAGAGCGGTGGGAAGTCGTTTCGGTTCGGAAGCGTTGGCGTTGCTGCCGCTGCAGTCGGTCCAACTCACTGTTGAGCCGCAACACCTCACGTCGAAGGGCATCGTTCTCCGCCAGCAACGCCTCAACATTGCTGGTAACCCGTTGTTCAGAACGTCCGCCAGACCAGTGACGCGGATCAAAACCCAAAGCGTTTCTCCCGTCTCACCACGGCAATAGCTCACCATTGGCATGCCAGAAGCTGCCGCTGTTGGCCATGGTCAAGGCATCAATCCGTGCCAACAGACCCTCCACCGCCTGCTCCGGGTGAATACCGCTTGGATTGAACTGGATCATCCGAGTACGCACCAATCCAGGATGCAAAATTGCAACGGCGATGCCGAGTGGCTCCAGATCGATCGCCAATGATTTTCCGGCCATATTGAGGGCCACCTTCGACATCCGATAGCCATAGGAACCTCCAGATGTGTTGTCATCAATGGAGCCCATACGGCTGGTCATCAACACCAACTTGGCACCACGGGGCATCTGATTCAGCAAAGCCCGGGCGAGCAGCAGAGGAGCAAGGGCATTCACCTCAAACTGCCGAAGGATTCCCGTGGGATCCAGATCGGCCAACCGCATCGACTGCAGGATTCCGGCATTGAGGATGACGCCATCAAGCGGCAAGCCCGTCAAGCGGTGCACCAGATCATCGATGCATTGGCTGTCACTCAGTTCAAGGCCGGCTTCAACACGCACCCCTAGATGCTCCAATTCATCACTGCTTTGACGGCAGACCGCCACCACCTCCTCGCCCCGGGCCTTGAGCTGACGGCAGTATTCCAACCCGATCCCACGGTTCGCGCCGGTGACCAGGAACGTCGACATGGGGAAATTTCAGCCACCGCCATCCTGCCCGCTCTTCCATCGATCCACCGAAGAGATCAAACGATTCGATTAATCGGATAGATCACCATCAACGCCGTACTGATGCAAACACTGCTTCACCGTGAGTACCGAAACTGTGCCGCCGGTCTCCGCATTGACGAGCAAATACGGGCAGCCTCGAAGAACACAGCGACGTCGTGCGTCGATGTAGGCATCAAAAGCGTGAGCATGGGAACACTCCTCCACCCAACCTTCGCTACTGAGATACCGCGTGAGAATCATGTCCAAAGTCCTCGAGGCCACTGGTTATGGCTCAGGACATCCCCCATCCCAAGAAGTGACCTGAAGTCTTCGGGATCACAGCGGCACTGAAGACACCAAATCAAAGCGATTCAAAAGGATTCAGCCGATCCCTGCACAACGGTGACCACCTGATTCCAGGTGGCATGAACCACGCGATAGGTCTTCAAGGTGGCACGTGATTTGGTGCGGGCATTCACAAAGGCTTTGAACTCCGTTTTGAAGCAGATCTCCTGAATCCATTGCCCCCCTGAATCAAGCCTCTCGATGCAATACATCAGACAAAAGTCGTTAAAAACATCACAACCGCAAAACTTTTGCTGAGCACAAAATCAAAAGGTGTAGTTCGGGATTGGGGCAAGAAAAAGCCCCCGCGGTTAACGGAGGCTCAGGTGGTGTGAGGAGTCGACGTTTTTTTGACAAAGGCCGACACTGAGTTTCATAGCCCGATTTCACCGCGGCAGCACCACCAGCCACAAAGCTTTATCGGCTCAGAGATAAAGAACACTGTCGCGACAGCGCTGGAGGGCCTCACGAACAGCGATCAGCGCAGCTTCATCAGGCCTCTGCAGTCCAGCCGGCACAACAATCAAATCATCTGGATCCAACCGGACCCTTGCCGAAAACCAGGTGCCAGGGCCTGGAACAGATGCACGGCAGATCGGCTCCTGCCTTTCATCCAAACGGCGCTCAATCAACCAACCGTCCACACGGTCTAAGGGCTGGAACGCCGTTGCCTCAAAGGCAACAGGCGAAATCAGGATCAGCAGCAACACACGCACTGGCTGCATCACAACGCTGGAGCGGCGGAAGCACACCCATCGTCACAGAGAGCACCGGTTCGGCAGGGCCATTGCGTTAGAAGGGCGGCGTCGAGAAATCGTCGATGCCGTTATTTCGCTGTGAGGGATGCTCGATGCGCATCGAACGATCGATGGAGGCCTACTGGCGCAACAAGGGGAAATTGCTGTGCTCCTCATGCCTAGACCGCCAGGACATGCCTCTAAAAACGACCGAGGACGGCCACAAGGATGGATCTTCCGGATTCCGTGACAACAGCAACAAAAGCTGACGCCATCTGTGGAAATGATGGCTGAGAAATTCTTTCCCGAACCATGGGTTTCCTCGCCGTCGCCGGATGCATGCTCTTGGCCACAGCCATGTCTGCAGCACTCACCACCAAGCCTTCGAAAGCCTGAGCGCTCTGTAAGCAACTCACCAGCATGAAAGAAACCGGGCAATGCCCGGTTTCTTTTTTTGGCTCGACGCTGATGTGCAGATCAATCACAACGAAGGCATAACGGCACTCCCATAGCCATGGCTCTTTTCTTTCACCAAAGAGATTTAGAAGTGCAAAACAAGCGTGCAAGTGGAACCCGCGTGGTTGTAGATCCTTGATCCCACGAAGGATTTCCATGGCGAGCATCAGTCGAATCTGCGCCACCTCCAAGGGCTCAACAATTGATGCCATCGGTCAAGGCCGTTATCGCGTCTGCAATCGTCAGGAGGTGTGCTCAGAAGTAGAAGGCCTTTGGCAGGCCTATGAGACCCTGCGGCGCCAAGAACAATCCTTAGGTTGATCCACGCAATCAAGAATAGGTATCAACACTTACAGCGCCACTTTGTTCAGTACGTAACACTTAGTTCACCCCGGTGAGGGGTAATGCGTCGACTCCGGGAGGGCTTAGGGAACCCTCCTTTTTCATGCGTGGTCTTCAGAGGTTCAGGCTTCCTGCGCTGTCTTCGCCGAACTCCAAATACAGACACCGGGCGTCTTCGGCTCGCCCACAATCAATCAGGTGTTGAACCCGTTCACGCCACCATTGCGACACACCAGAACTCAACTCCTTGTTGGGCAGACCTCCGAAAGATTCACTCACAGCAATCATTCGTGTTGAACAACGCTAAGGAAGATTATTGATGCACCGATTTGGGCTGTTACCTGCTGTTAGCAGCTGTTGTTACCCAACCGAATCGTTCTGCAAAATCGACAACAAAAATCGGTGTGTAGCCGTTCAACCGCCTGAAGAGCAGCCCTCGTGATTGACACGACCAGGCGGGGCGGATGGGGGCTTTCAGTGCTGAACCTCAACCGAAAGTGTTGCCGTTCCAGCCCCAGCAGCTGGCCTGGACATCTTCAAAGCCGATGTAAACCCGACTGGCGGGGATCCCGGTGCGCACCTGGATCAGTTCACAGAATGCGGCCGTCATCGCCGGTGGCCGGAGTGCGCCGATCGATTTCACCTCCACATAGGCGCAGGGCTCGTGGCTTCCGGCGAAGGTCATTGGTACTCCCGTCTCCAAGAGGGTCATCACGTACGCCTCCGGCTTGCCCGTTTGATTGGCCAACTCGGAGGAAAGCTCCTGCAGCAAAGCCGATCCATCCTTAAGCGCCGGCAACGATGTGCGCACATTGATGAGGGGCATTGCGGCAAGAAAGCTAGACAAAGCTTGGCACTCTCCAACAGCGAGTGCCAAGCATGACTAACGATCAACATCAAACATTTCCAAAAGAAAAGATCCTCAATCTGAACAGCGTGCTTCAAAAAAAGCTCGTAAGTTCCCTAACAAAGTGATCAGTGCCATGATCCTTCTTCATTTCTTTGGCCTGGGAGATGTTCTGCGCCGTTTTGAACTTGAGCAGATCACAGGCCTAAAATTGATGGGCTTCAGGCCTCTCAGCCTCGACGAGTTGATGCATTGGTCACAACACATTGCCGATCAACAAGACTGGGATGTTGATTCGATTCGGCAAGATGTCATCAGCATTTGGCTTGATCAAGCCGAAGACATCACCTGCTGGAGACAGCGACTGGATCGGGCGCCGACCGAAGTGGAACTGCTGGCAGGCATTGGCGATCAGAACACATGGAGAGATCATTGGGAAGGCATGCTGCGCCAAACACCACGTGCCGGCTGGCAATAACGAGCGAATTCAATGACAACCTGCCCACCGATCAGCGGCCGCGAACAGGACGTTGCGGCCTTGATGCTGAAGCCACGTCAGGCCTGGTCAACCAGCCCGATCAAGTTTGAGCAACTCCGTTCGGGATTTGCCTGTGCTCTCCACATGCACCAACCGACGGTGCCAGCGGGAGCGGGCAACACATTGATTTCCCATCTTCAGTACATGCTGGATCACCCCAACGAAGGTGATAACCACAACGCTGAACCCTTCGCACATTGCTACCGCCGTCTTGCCGAGCTCCTGCCAGAACTGATCAACGAGGGCTGCGCCCCAAGAATCATGCTCGACTATTCGGGCAATCTGCTCTGGGGAATCGAACAGATGGGGCGTCGCGATATCGGCGACGCACTTCATTACCTGGCCTGTGATTCCCTGATGCAGGAGCACGTGGAATGGCTTGGAACGTTTTGGAGTCATGCCGTTGCCCCATCAACACCGATCCCAGACTTGAAACTGCAGATCAGCGCCTGGCAACAGCAGTTCGAGGCCTGTTTCGGCAGAGCAGCATTGGAACGCGTCAAGGGATTTTCCCCACCGGAGATGGCACTACCGAACCATCCCGACACCTTGTTCGAATTTGTCAAAGCCCTGAAGGATGCCGGATATCAGTGGCTATTGGTCCAGGAGCACAGCGTCGAGCGCATCGACGGCAGCCCACTGCAGCGCGACCAGTGCTTTGTTCCCAATCGGCTTGTTGCCAGGAACAGCAAAGGCGAGGAAACCTGCATCACGGCGCTTATCAAGACCCAGGGCTCAGACACCAAGCTGGTGGGGCAAATGCAGCCTTATTACGAGGCGCTGGGCTGCGACCGCCAACAGCTCGGCGAGGTCGATGTGCCATCGCTCGTCAGCCAGATTGCCGATGGAGAAAACGGGGGCGTGATGATGAATGAATTCCCTGAGGCGTTCCGTCAGGCCAATCGCCAAATCCGTGACAACCCCAATGGCACCGTTGCCATCAACGGCAGTGAATACATCGAAGCCCTTGAGCGGAGCGGGGTGAATCCCACCCACTTCCCGACCATTCAGGCTGTTCAGCAACACCGCCTCTGGAGAGAGGCCGGGGTCAACGCCACTGCAGACGGTATTCAGAGTGCGATCAACAGGCTGAGTGCCGCCGATGCCGACTTCAACATGGAGGGTGCGTCTTGGACCAACAACCTCAGCTGGGTGGAGGGTTACGCCAATGTGCTGGGCCCCATGAATCAACTGAGTGCCCAGTTTCATGCGCTGTTTGATCAGACAGTCGACAGAGACTCCTCGATCACCTGCACGCAGGCCTATCAAGAGTCGCTACTCCATGTACTGCTGCTGGAAACCAGCTGTTTTCGGTACTGGGGGCAAGGCGCTTGGACCGATTACGCCCACGAGATCCATCGCCGCGGAAACGAACGCCTCAGTCAGGAGGATTGTTCCAAGCTGTGCAGCTAAGCGGCCACAGCCGCGAACCAAAAACTGAGAAATGCTTTACAGAGCGTTACATGCGTGTAACGTGGGTGCAGTAGCAGGTCAAGTCATGGGCGACTACACGACGGCGATCATCGCCATGGTTGGCATTGGCGTTGTCCTCACCGCAGCTGTCGTGTTCGCCTTGATGCAACCCAGCGACCTCCCCCCTATCGACGAGAACCGCAACTAATCATGGGGATCGGTACTGAGCTTCTGATGGCTATTGCTGAAATCGGGATCGCACTTTTGGTCGCGATTTCTCTTCCTGTCGCCGAGTCACCGAACTGATACTCAGGCGACACCTTTCAAGCGAAACTCAAGGTAAATCGAAGCTGCATCCCTCTCTCGATCAAGTTCGACTAAATCGCTGCATCTTGTTTGCATCCAGCCATCTGTCTCTCTCCAGATTTCAAGCCGATAACGTCGTTCGAGATTTTGTCCGGATCCT
This genomic interval from Synechococcus sp. UW69 contains the following:
- a CDS encoding phenylpyruvate tautomerase MIF-related protein, which codes for MPLINVRTSLPALKDGSALLQELSSELANQTGKPEAYVMTLLETGVPMTFAGSHEPCAYVEVKSIGALRPPAMTAAFCELIQVRTGIPASRVYIGFEDVQASCWGWNGNTFG
- a CDS encoding DUF4278 domain-containing protein codes for the protein MTLTYRGQKYTKNNAAASSNQRSVLVYRGQKVAR
- a CDS encoding glycosyl hydrolase family 57; amino-acid sequence: MTTCPPISGREQDVAALMLKPRQAWSTSPIKFEQLRSGFACALHMHQPTVPAGAGNTLISHLQYMLDHPNEGDNHNAEPFAHCYRRLAELLPELINEGCAPRIMLDYSGNLLWGIEQMGRRDIGDALHYLACDSLMQEHVEWLGTFWSHAVAPSTPIPDLKLQISAWQQQFEACFGRAALERVKGFSPPEMALPNHPDTLFEFVKALKDAGYQWLLVQEHSVERIDGSPLQRDQCFVPNRLVARNSKGEETCITALIKTQGSDTKLVGQMQPYYEALGCDRQQLGEVDVPSLVSQIADGENGGVMMNEFPEAFRQANRQIRDNPNGTVAINGSEYIEALERSGVNPTHFPTIQAVQQHRLWREAGVNATADGIQSAINRLSAADADFNMEGASWTNNLSWVEGYANVLGPMNQLSAQFHALFDQTVDRDSSITCTQAYQESLLHVLLLETSCFRYWGQGAWTDYAHEIHRRGNERLSQEDCSKLCS
- a CDS encoding SDR family oxidoreductase; its protein translation is MSTFLVTGANRGIGLEYCRQLKARGEEVVAVCRQSSDELEHLGVRVEAGLELSDSQCIDDLVHRLTGLPLDGVILNAGILQSMRLADLDPTGILRQFEVNALAPLLLARALLNQMPRGAKLVLMTSRMGSIDDNTSGGSYGYRMSKVALNMAGKSLAIDLEPLGIAVAILHPGLVRTRMIQFNPSGIHPEQAVEGLLARIDALTMANSGSFWHANGELLPW
- a CDS encoding J domain-containing protein; the protein is MGFDPRHWSGGRSEQRVTSNVEALLAENDALRREVLRLNSELDRLQRQQRQRFRTETTSHRSWSEPSAQAPPRISSHQVQAWGQSLSQQPGWSVLRQRGLESLIDQLNRSSFPSHLTLEQRLDRLVPGLGTDLRVAVGSKASKQTTAVLAAFAMFGVRASEWLDEDPRRVVEQLRQHQEQFSSKRQGRRTRSDQRRTDRVDFGHPRDPRIAALDVLGLDANASLSEIKQAHRKLVKQHHPDLGGSAEAFRRVNEAYQRLVN